In one window of Gloeocapsopsis sp. IPPAS B-1203 DNA:
- a CDS encoding LysR family transcriptional regulator: MSDLPFTLDQLRILKAIAAEGSFKRAADSLYVSQPAVSLQVQNLERQLDVPLFDRGGRRAQLTEAGYLLLSYGEKILTLCQETCRAIEDLQNLQGGTLIVGASQTTGTYLLPRMIGLFRKQYPDVAVQLHVHSTRRTAWSVANGQVDLAIIGGEVPSELQDSLEIIPYAEDELALILPMSHPFAKLDTIYKDDLYKLQFIALDSQSTIRKVIDQVLTRCDIDTRRLKIEMELNSIEAIKNAVQSGLGAAFVSITAIAKELQMGGLHCANIEGVVVKRTLSVIVNPNRYRSKAAEAFINEILPQFAKPGWNKDVLKSQRPIVPEFDEEEVTPSSAGG, from the coding sequence ATGTCTGACCTTCCGTTTACTTTAGATCAGTTACGCATTCTCAAAGCGATCGCTGCCGAAGGGAGCTTCAAGCGTGCCGCTGATAGTCTCTACGTCTCGCAGCCTGCTGTGAGTCTCCAAGTACAAAACTTAGAGCGACAGTTGGATGTTCCTTTGTTCGACAGAGGAGGACGCCGAGCACAACTGACAGAAGCAGGTTATCTCCTCCTTAGCTATGGTGAGAAAATTCTCACGCTTTGCCAGGAAACCTGCCGCGCTATTGAAGACCTCCAAAACCTCCAAGGCGGTACGTTAATTGTTGGTGCCTCGCAAACGACAGGAACTTACCTTTTGCCACGGATGATTGGTTTGTTCCGAAAACAGTATCCTGATGTAGCAGTTCAGTTGCACGTTCATTCCACAAGGCGTACAGCTTGGAGTGTAGCTAACGGGCAAGTCGATCTTGCTATTATTGGCGGCGAAGTACCCAGTGAATTGCAAGACTCGCTAGAAATTATTCCTTATGCGGAAGATGAGCTAGCATTGATTTTACCAATGTCTCATCCCTTTGCGAAGCTAGACACAATCTACAAAGACGATCTTTACAAGCTACAATTTATTGCCCTTGACTCACAATCAACAATTCGTAAGGTAATAGACCAAGTACTAACGCGCTGTGATATTGATACGCGTCGTCTCAAAATTGAAATGGAACTCAATTCAATCGAAGCGATCAAAAATGCCGTGCAATCAGGGCTGGGTGCTGCCTTTGTTTCGATTACTGCGATCGCTAAAGAATTGCAAATGGGAGGGTTGCACTGTGCCAATATTGAAGGCGTTGTAGTCAAGCGGACATTGTCGGTTATTGTTAACCCAAACCGTTACCGCTCCAAAGCCGCAGAAGCCTTCATTAACGAAATCTTACCGCAATTTGCTAAGCCAGGCTGGAATAAGGATGTGTTGAAATCGCAACGACCAATCGTACCTGAGTTTGATGAAGAAGAAGTCACGCCAAGCTCAGCTGGAGGATAG
- a CDS encoding serine/threonine-protein kinase, whose amino-acid sequence MEVFCTRSGCPRPQNFFADLDDSATLKTIQQKYCTACGMPLILVGRYLPLKLVGKGGFGAAFLARDRYTPGMRRCVVKQFQPSGNLTQTQLQIAHKLFEREAEVLEELGQHDQIPDLYAFFELTVPSLQANSQDKFFYLVQEYIDGKNLEEELQEKGKFSTSEVVELLQGILPVLQFIHERGSIHRDIKPSNIMRHRNGRLYLLDFGAVKQVTTAVPIKGSTGIYSQGYAPPEQMSGGDVYPSTDLYALAVTAVMLLTGKEPAELFDAYNNRWNWRSHVSVPSAIADILDRMLSVTPNQRFQFAQDVLAAIASATAPPVSPPPVTPPASTAKAVSQSNQPLSRQSVFSTLELLSGAGFSGFEGGLIGIAIYNLLNSLPITLAVTTFILGILIFAQTRRWVNVKDLLILIGITLAIILFIPALQGGQTVSNILLVALVTGAAAIAFAAIFRLIYKLLSLIF is encoded by the coding sequence ATGGAAGTCTTCTGCACCCGTTCTGGTTGTCCTCGTCCCCAAAATTTTTTTGCGGATTTAGACGATAGCGCCACGCTCAAAACGATTCAACAAAAATACTGCACAGCTTGCGGGATGCCGTTGATCTTAGTCGGACGCTATCTACCGTTAAAACTGGTTGGCAAAGGAGGTTTTGGCGCAGCATTTTTAGCTCGCGATCGCTATACTCCAGGAATGCGCCGCTGTGTTGTTAAGCAATTTCAGCCTTCTGGCAACTTAACTCAAACTCAGCTACAAATTGCCCATAAATTGTTTGAACGGGAAGCTGAAGTTCTAGAAGAATTGGGACAACACGACCAAATTCCTGATTTGTATGCTTTTTTTGAACTAACAGTTCCCAGTTTACAAGCAAACTCGCAAGACAAGTTTTTCTATTTGGTACAGGAATACATTGATGGCAAAAATTTAGAAGAGGAATTACAAGAAAAAGGCAAGTTTTCTACTAGCGAAGTGGTGGAATTATTGCAGGGAATTCTCCCTGTGTTGCAGTTTATTCACGAACGCGGTTCGATTCATCGCGACATCAAACCGTCTAATATCATGCGCCATCGCAATGGGCGGCTTTATTTGCTCGATTTTGGTGCGGTTAAACAAGTCACAACTGCAGTTCCCATCAAAGGCTCAACAGGAATTTATTCCCAAGGTTACGCGCCACCCGAACAAATGTCTGGCGGGGACGTTTACCCATCAACTGATTTGTATGCCTTAGCAGTGACTGCTGTCATGTTACTGACAGGTAAAGAACCGGCTGAATTGTTTGATGCTTACAACAATCGCTGGAACTGGCGATCGCACGTTAGTGTTCCATCAGCGATCGCTGACATTCTCGATCGAATGCTGTCAGTGACACCTAATCAACGCTTTCAGTTTGCCCAAGACGTATTAGCTGCGATCGCCTCAGCGACGGCACCACCTGTATCTCCGCCACCAGTTACGCCGCCTGCTAGTACCGCTAAGGCAGTATCTCAGTCAAATCAACCACTATCACGCCAAAGCGTATTTTCGACATTAGAGTTGCTCTCAGGTGCAGGATTTAGTGGATTTGAGGGGGGTTTAATTGGAATTGCTATCTACAACTTACTCAATTCGCTACCCATCACATTAGCTGTAACTACATTCATTTTGGGGATACTCATTTTTGCCCAGACGCGACGCTGGGTTAATGTTAAAGATTTATTAATTTTAATCGGTATTACGCTGGCAATCATTTTGTTTATTCCAGCATTGCAAGGTGGACAGACAGTTTCAAATATATTGCTTGTCGCCTTAGTCACAGGCGCAGCAGCGATCGCTTTTGCAGCAATATTTCGTTTAATATACAAACTGCTTTCTTTAATTTTTTAA